In uncultured Fretibacterium sp., the genomic window ATGGAACTGAATGTACTGTCCGCCGGAGAGCCATATCTTCGAGTCCACTGCCAGTGCTTTCTCGGAGGGGACGTACTCCGCGGCGTCGAAGGAGGAGCTGTCGGAGAGGAAACGCCAGCTCCTGGATGCCTGACGGCCCGGTCCCTCGGAAACGGTGCGGGCCGCCCACGAGAGCAGGGCCGATCCCTGCCCCAGAGGTTCTCGCTTCGCATCGTTGGTGAGGGAAAAAGGGGACCCGGAATAGGGGAGCTTCACAAAACCGCCGGGGCCGAAGTCCTTGAGGAAAACGGCGTCCGACGATATGACGAAGAAGCGGTCGCCCCAGGAGCCGGGGAGGGGGCGTTTGACGGAGTTCCCATAGTCCCGGAAGATACTGCGGCCCGCTATGGCGTCGGACGAAGCCGCGAGCCCGACGTAGTCGAGGATCGACAGCGGCAGGTCTGCGAGCCCGAACAGCTCGGGATTGATTTTGGGGTCCTGCGTCTTTTCGTCCTTTCCCCCCGCCTCCGGCATCAGGGCGAAGCAGAGCCCCCAGTTGCCCGCCAGCAGGATGTTGGCATCCATCCCGTGAGATTCGTCCGCGGTAACGATGACCAGGGTGTTCTCGAGCACCCCCTTCTCCTTCAGCCTGGACAGAAAGAGGTCGAGGGCGTCGTCGAGAAATGCGGAGCTCCGCAGCTTCGGATGAAGCCCCTCGCCCCCGGCGTAATCGTCGGGCAGGGTGTAGGGATGGTGCGTCCCCACGGTGAGGAGGGTCAAAAACCAGGGGGATGCCTCACCTTGGGTGCCGCACTCCCTGCGTTTTTCGTTCAACGCCTCGATCTTTTTCAGGCTTTGGAGGAAGAAATCCCGATCGTTGATGCCCCAATAAGTAAAGAAGGTGGGCGGAGTGTGGTCGAACCATTCCTCGCCCTCGATCTCCTCGAAGCCGATCAGTTTCATGAAACGGTCCTTATCCATGAAACGCAGTCCTGCGGCCTGAAGGTAGGTCGTGCTGTAGCCGTTCCGGGCCAGCATGTTCGGCAGGGTGTCCCGGGACGCGGCCGAGGGGTCCGAGAGCAGTTCCTGGGTGATCAGAGTTCCGTCGGTCAATCGCGGGTAATCGGCGCAGAGCATCGAATAAAGTCCGTTGATGGTCTGATTCCGATGCGCCAGAAAGTTGGGGACCCGGAGTCCCTGCTCGGCCCAGCGGCTCGTCTTCGTCATGGCGAAATCCGCGGACCCATTGACGAACTCCACGTTCTGAGGCAGGTAACCGCCCGGTATGCCCTCCAGGATGACGAGGAGGACGTTAGGCCTTTCGGTGGGCCCGGCCGTCATCGGGACGCCGGACAAGTCGTGCGTCAGCCGTGGGACGAGGTCGGAAAGCTCCTTATCCCTCGAATAGAAGGCGGCGATTTGCTGGACCAGGGGATTGCCGAGCTCCCCGCCCCCGAACCAGAGGAGCTGGCCGGCGAAGGGCAGAAGGAGCAGTACGAAAGCGTACGGGTGTACCGGGACGAGTTTGAGGTTCATGTGCGCGAGCAACAGGCAGAGGGCGAGCAGAAAGATCATCGCCAGGATCGCCGGGGTGTCCAGGGACGCCAGGAGGAAATGGGGGTCCAGGAGATACCGTGCCTGTTCCGGAGAGGGCAGGACGCGCATGGCCGAGAAGTAGGCGGCCGTGAGGGCGTTGTAGAGCCACCACAGGAGTGTGGGCGCGATGCTGGGAGCTCGGGTGCGGGTCCGTGCCTGGACGGAGGCGGCGATCAGGACGCAAATGGCTGTGAGAAGGATGTCGGAGCCTCCGCCCAGGATGAAGCTCCAGGGGTCTCCGTGCCGTGCCTGGACCAGGATGAGACGAAAGTAGAGAGATGGGATGATGTTGATCAGAAAAAGACGCGTGCTCCACCACATCGAAAACAGGCCTCCAGATTTCCGTTTGGCCGCGCAGTCCGCAGCGGGGCTAATGATATGCCGTTTTACCGCGGAGCGTCAACTGGCAACCTACTACCCCTCTTCGGCTTGCGCCCATCCGGAACGGGCTCCATGTACGGGAGGTCTCGGGCTTGTCTACCGAATGGCGCCCAGGAGGTGGAGCCACAGGGGGAGTGTGAGCATGGAGAGGAGGACCGAGGCCGTCGTCCCCAGGGCGCAGTAGTCTCCGTCCATGCCCATCTCCTGTGCGATGATGGTCGTGTTCACGGCCTCCGGCATGGCGGCGAGGAGCGTCCCGGCCTGGACGAGGATGGGGGAAAGCCCAAAGAGGGACAGGACCGCGTAGGTCACGGCGGGGTGGACGATCAGTTTGACCAGCTGGAGCTTCCACGTCGTGAGGAACGCGCGGCCCGCCTCCCGCAGCTCGATCCTGGCCCCGAGCATGAGCAGGGCCAGTCCCGTCCCGATGTCGGCGAGCATCTTGAGCGTCATGTCCAGCCATGGGGGCAGCCGGTCCAGCTTCGCGAGGATGAGGAACACCGCCAGAAGGCAGGAGAGAAAGAGGGGGTTCCTGAGCAGCCGGTTCCCCGTCCTCCTGAGGCTCTCGGCGGAGATCGATCCGAAGAGGGCGAGCTGCCCGCTTCCTATGGACAGGAACTGCATGAACGCCAGGGAGAAAGCCAGGACCAGCGTCCCCGCCGCGATGCCGGGCTCTCCCATGGAGAGCCCCAGAATCGGCAGCCCCGCAAAGAAATGGTTGCCCCGCGTCGCCGCCAGGGAGAGCGTCGCGAACCGCTTGGTGGGCTCGCCCCGGCGGGCCAGAAGCCAGACGGCGAGGACGGTGATGACGTAGGGGCTGCAGACCGCCAGGGTGAAGAGCACCGCGTTTTGAATCCGGCTCTCGGCCCCCAGGATGCCCCGGAGCAGCAGGGCCGGCATGGCGAAGCAGTAGAGCAGGGAGTTGTTTTCCTTCATGGTCTGAGGGGTGAAGAAGCCCTTCTGCCGCAGCAGCCAGCCGAAGGCGATGAGCAGAAAGATGGGGAGAACGATCAGGACGGCTTGCATTCTGAAATCACTCCAGTGAAAATGGTTTGGGCACGAGGGGAAACGACTGCACTCCCGCACCCGGCCCTCGCAGCGGGGGCGCGCGACGGAGGGGCCGCCCACCACGAAAGGAAAAACGATTGGCCGACGGCCAATCGTTTTCTGCGGTTGTCCGGAGCGGTTATTTCACTCCGGCTCGAACATATCCTTGGTTACGGCGCAAAGCGGACATACCCAGTCGTCCGGAATGTCCTCGAACGCGGTCCCCGGCGCGATGCCCGAATCCGGATCCCCTGCTTCCGGATCGTAGACATACCCGCAGACGGTGCAGACGTATTTCTTCACCACGAGCTCTCCCCTTCCCTCGTCATTTACGGTGAGATAAGTGCATCTCCCCCTCGCTTCCATTATATCGCAACATCTATATCGCAACATCGTATGCCGCAGCGTCGCCCCTGCGGCGAGTCGGGGAGGGACCGCGCAGCGAAGGGAGTGATGGCAAAAAGGGGGAGAGGATGATAAAGGTTGATGGTAAAATTGAAAAGTTATGCGGGGCGAGTTGACCCGGCATCGCAGGATGTGCCGCTTTTCCGGGATATTGCGCCGAAACATTGTTGCGGCAGGCAAGGAGCCGTGAGCGGACGGCGAATGGAGTGAACTTGCCGGTCGCTTTACCGGCAGGGGATGCGCCGTGTCCCGACTTCACTGCGCGGCCGTACGCCTGCGCCGAGGACGATCGACACGCCTCATGGGGCTTGACGCCCCGCGGTGGGCGGTCGCCTGCTTATAGGGGGGCTTGGTTTTGGGCGTTTCGTTGTATCGTCGATATCGTCCTCAGAGGTTTTCGGAGGTATCCGGCCAGGCGGCGGCAATCGAAATCCTGACCCGGTCCCTGGCGGGCTCGAGGGTGGGGCATGCCTACCTGTTCTCGGGACCGCGGGGCTGCGGAAAGACCACCGTGGCCCGCATCCTGGCCAAGGCGCTGAACTGCCTTTCGCCGGAGGCCGGGGAGCCGTGCTGCGGCTGCCGCAGCTGCCAGGCTATCGCGGGGGGGGAGAGCCTGGATGTGGTCGAGATCGACGGCGCCTCCAACAACAGCGTCGACGAGATTCGGGAGCTCAAGACCCACGTGGCCCTGGCCCCGTTCTCCTCGAATTACAAGGTCTACATCATCGACGAGGTGCACATGCTGTCCATGGCGGCCTTCAACGCCCTTCTCAAGACGCTGGAGGAGCCGCCCTCCTACGTGGTGTTCGTCCTGGCCACCACGGAGCCCCACAAGGTCCCGGTGACGATCCGTTCGCGGTGCCAGCACATCCCGTTCCACAGCATCGGCACGCGTCGGATCTTCGACCGCCTCCGCCAGGTCGTCGAATGGGAGGGGGCGGACGCCCAGCCCGAGGCCCTGTGGGAGGTGGCGCGCCAGGCGGATGGGGCCCTCCGCGATGCGCTCTCCATGCTGGAGCAGGTCGTCAACAGGGGCGATGGGCACGTCCGTCTGGAGGACGTCGAGGCGACCCTGGGCGGGGGAAGCCGGCCGGCCCTGGAGCGATGGTTTGCGGCGCTGCGCGCTCAGGAAAGCGCCTCCTTTTCGGACATGCAGCGGATGATGGCGGAGGGGGCCTCGCCCGAGCGGATACTGGAGGAGCTCTTCTCCCTGGTGCGGAACCTCTGGCTCGTTGCACGCTGGCCGGACGTCCTCGACAGCCTGGACGTATCCGAGCAGGAACGGGGCTTCCTGGAGTCGGAGTCCCCCCACTGGCCGGAGGCCGTCCTGAGGGGACTGATGTCCCGGCTCGTGAGCCTGATCGGCCAGTCGCGGATGGGACTCCGCTCCGACGTCCTGATCGGGCTTCTGATGCTGGAGGCGGTCCGGGCGACGGCCCCCGAGGCGGAGCCCGAACGCCCTGCCGTTCCGGGGTCCCCGTCCACGACGTCCCGGAAGGGGATGGAGATGCCCGTGGCCATGCCCGAGCCGGTGTCCCCGGTTCCAGCCGAGCCCGCCGTTCCGAAGGAGCCCGCTCCGCCCGCCTCGGCGCCGTCCGCCGTCCCGGAGGAGGGGGGAGAGGGGGCGGAGGTTCTGCCCCAGGCGGATTGGACGCCCCTGCCGCAGGAGGCCTGCGAGGAGCTGCTGGTCCTCGCGCACCACAGGGACTTTGTCCTTTTCTGCGCGCTTCTGGACGGGGAGTTCCTGGGGTCGGAGGGGCGATTGCTGCTGGATCTTCCCCACCGATACGTCTACGAGGTACTCTCTCTGAGCCGGCACCGTTCCGCCCTCGCGGATCTGTTCTCCCGTTACGGCGGCGGGGTGTTCCTGCGCTGTGGGGCAGCCGTGGCCGCCTGTTCTCCGTCCGTCGGAGGGGAGGCGGGAGAGGGTGCTCCCGAGGAGGCCGAGAGCGCCGAGTCGGTTGCCCCGCCCCCCGAGGATCGGGAGATCCCTCAGGATGGGGTGAGTGCCCTGCCCTTCGACGGGCTGGTGCGGGAGGTGTCCCGATTGATGAACGGCGAGGTCGTCCTGGTGAGGCGGGGGCTCGACGAATCGGACGGCGGGGTGGTTCCCGACGAGGACAAGGACGACGAATGAGGATATGATTAAGGATCATGACTGAAGGGATGAGGGGAAGGATGATGGGGGCATGACGCGGCCTTTCGTTCATTTGCACGTGCATACCGAGTACAGTCTTCTGGACGGGGCCATCCGCACCAGGGACCTCGCACGCAGGGTCTCGGAGTGGGGGGCCCCCGCCGTCGCCATGACGGATCACGGGGCCATGTACGGGGCGGTGGAGTTCTACGAGAACTGCCGGGCCAGCGGGGTGAAGCCCATCCTGGGCTGCGAGACCTACGTCGATCCCGACGGCCACCGTTCCCGGGAGAAGAAGGGGAAGAACAACCACCTGATCCTCCTCGCCGAGAACGACGAGGGCTACCGCAACCTCATCAAGCTGGTCTCGATCGCCAATACCGACGGGTTCTACTACAAGCCGAGGATCGACCACGACCTGCTGGCGCGTCATGCCAAGGGGCTGATCGCCTCGTCGGCCTGCCTGGCCGGGGAGATTCCTCAGCTCATTCTCGCCGGCAAGGAGCCGGAGGCGGCCGAACGGGCCCTTTTGTACCGCGATATCATGGGCGAGGGCAACTTCTTCCTGGAGATCATGTCGAACACGCTCCCCGAGCAGGCCCTGGTCAACAAGGCCCTGGTGCGCATCTCCCGGGATACGGGCATTCCACTGATCGCGACGAGCGACGCGCACTACCTGGGCGCGGAGGACTTCGAATGGCATAAGATTCTGCTGCGCGTCAACACCCGGGCCGACGACACCGACGATGCCTTCGGGTTCAGCGTCAACGACTTCTACCTGAGGTCGCCGGAGGAGATGGACGCCTTTTTCGGGGCGGAGCTGCCCCAGGCGCTGGACAACACGGTGGCGATCGCTGAGCGCTGCTGCGTCAGCCTCGACCTGAAGACGGGCTCGTATCAGCTGCCCAGCCTGGACCTGGCCGACGGCGTGACCCTGGAGTCCCACCTCGAGGACGAGGCGCGCGCAGGGCTGCGCAGCCGCCTGGGCACGGACGTCCCCCCTCCGGAGTACGCGGAGCGCCTGGAGTATGAGCTGGGCGTCATCAACTCGATGGGCTTCGCGGCGTACTTCCTGATCGTTGCGGGCATCATTCGGGCGGCGAAGGACCGCTCCATCCCCATTGGACCGGGGCGCGGGTCGGCCGCGGGGTCCCTGGTCGCCTGGAGCCTCCGCATCACGGATCTGGACCCCCTGAAGTACAACCTGCTGTTCGAGCGCTTCCTGAACCCGGAGCGGATCAGCATGCCCGATATCGACACCGACGTCTCGGACAAGGGGCGAGACGAGCTGCTGAAGTACATCGTGGAGCGCTACGGCAGCGACCGGGTCTCCCAGATCATCACCTTCGGGCGCATGAAGAGCCGGCAGGCGGTCAAGGATGTCGGGCGGGCCACGGGCGTGGAGTACGCCCTGATGGACAGGGTGGCGAAGCTGATCCCCCTCGACGCCAAGAGCATCCGGGAGGCCGTCGAGCGGACCCCCGAGCTGCGCCAGGCGATGCAGGAGGATCCCCGGATCCGGGAGGTGCTGGACGTCGCCGCACACATCGAGGGGCTGGCCCGCCACGCCTCGCAGCACGCCGCGGGCGTCGTGATCACCCCTGTGCCCATGACGGACCTCGTGCCCATCCGCCGCATCAAGCCCTCGGCCTCGCCGTCGGGATCGGAGGGAGGGCTCGACATCAGCCAGACCGTCACGCAGTTCACGATGGAACCCATCGAGAAGCTGGGGCTGGTCAAGATGGACTTCCTGGGGCTCAGCACCCTCTCGATCATCGAGGAGGCCCTGGAGAACATCCGGCATAACGGTAAGCCCGTGCCGGACCTGAACCGCGTCCCCATGGACGACCCGGCGGCCTATCGCCTGCTGCAGGAGGCCGACACGATGGGGATCTTCCAGCTGGAGTCCTCGGGGATGCGGGCGATGCTCCGCAAGCTGCGCATCGACTGCTTCGAGGACCTGATCGCGGCGCTTGCGATGTACCGTCCCGGCCCGCTGGAGAGCGGGATGGTGGATCAGTACATCGACTGCAAGCACGGCAGGTCCCTCCCGCATTACCCTCACCCCCTTCTGGAGGGGGTGCTCAAGGAGACCTACGGGGTCATCCTGTATCAGGAGCAGGTGATGCAGTGCGCCTCGGTCCTGGCGGGCTACACGCTCGGGGAGGCCGACCTCCTTCGCCGCGCCATGGGCAAGAAGAAGGTGGAGGTCATGCAGGAGCAGCGGGCCAAGTTTCTGGAGGGGGCCGCCCGGAACGGGATTGAGGTGAAGACGGCCGAGGGGATATTCGACCTCATCGAGAAGTTCGCGGGCTACGGATTCAACAAGTCTCACAGCGCGGCCTACGCCGTGATCGCGTATCATACGGCCTACCTGAAGGCGAACTACAAGGCGGAGTTCATGGCTGCCTACCTCTCCAGCCAGATGAAGGCCAAGAAGGACGTGCTGGCCCACTACGTGCGCGAGGTTCGCCGCAGCGGCCTGTCGGTGCTTCCCCCGGACATCAACTCCTCGATGGAGAGCTTCACGGCGGTGGGCGACCTGATCCGGTTCGGCCTGGGCGCGGTGACGCGGGTTGGGCATGGCGCGGTCGACACGATCGTTGCGGCCCGCAAGGAGGGTAAGTTCAAGTCCCTCTGGGATTTCGTCCGGCGCGTCGACCTGCACGTCCTCAACCGGGCGACGATAGAGAACCTGGTGAAGGCGGGGGCCTTCGACGAGATCCTGCCGAACCGGAGGCGCCTCGTCCAGGTCCTGCCCGAGTTCGTGCAGGGCGCCCAGAGGCTGGAGGGCGGTGGCGGGCAGCTCTCGCTCTTCGACTCCGCGGCGGACGACCCCGCCGACGAGGCGGGCCCCGACATCCCGGAGGCCGACGACTACGTCCTTCACGAAAAGCTGGAGTTCGAGAAGGAGGTCACGGGGCTCTACATCTCGGGGCACCCCTTCGACGGCTGCGAGGAGGCCATCGGGAGGTTCACCAACTGTTCCATCTCGGACCTGCCCCACTGGCAGGGGCGGACGGCGCCCAGGGTGGGAGGGATCCTCCTCTCGGCTTCGGAGAAGACAACCAAGAAGGGGGCGGTCATGGGACAGCTGATCCTGGAGGACTCGAACAGCAGCATTGAGATGGTTGCGTTCCCCAGGGTCTGGGAGAACGTGAAGGCCCAGGTCCAGGTGGGGGCACCCTTCGTGGTGGAGGGCAGGATGGGGGACAGGGAGCCCAAGAACTTCATCGTCGAGAGGCTGACTCCGCTCTCGGAGGCCGCGGATGCGGGCATCGTCCGCATCCGCCTGAAGGTGAACCTCGTTCCACAGGCTCTGAACGTCCGCGACTTCGCTCGGGCCCTTCGGGACTGCCGGGGCGCGTCCCCCGTCCTGCTGGAGTTCCAGGACGATCGGGATGCCTGCGTCGTCTACCTGAACGATTTCAGGGTCGACCCCTCCGTGCCGGGTCGGCTGCAGAGCCGGCTCGCCGAGGTCGTGCCCCTGGAGGCCCTGGAGGTCGTCTGCTGACCGGCCGGGGCGAAAGGGCGGGCGGAGGCGCCGCGGTGTGGCGTTTGTTTTGATCATCAATCTTTTAATGCCCTTTTGTGTCTTCTAAGGTTACAATAATCCTGAGGTGAGGGGAAAATGTTTGTAAAAATTGTCTGTACGATAGGTCCATCCAGCGAGAACTATGGGACGCTCATGTCGATGGCCAGGGCGGGGATGAACGTTGCGCGCCTGAACTTCAGCCACGGCGATTACGAGGGGCACGAGAGGAAACTGAGCCTGATCCGGCGCGTGGAGCGGGATGCGGGGGCTCCCATCGCCGCCCTCCTGGACACGAAGGGCCCCGAGATCCGCACGGGGCAGATGGAGAACGGGGAGGTCATGCTGATCGGCGGGAACTCCATCGTCCTCACGGGGGCTGGGGAGACGTTTGTCGGGACCGCCGAGCGCATCCACATCAATTACCCCCTCCTGGCGCGGGAGGTCACCCCCAGGCAGAACATCTACATCGATGACGGCACCCTGCACCTGGAGGTCGAGGGGGTGGAGGGCGAGGACGTCCGCTGCCGCATCGTTGTAGGGGGCCCATTGAGGAATACGAAGGGGGTCAACATCCCCGGGGCGACCCTGTCGCTGCCGGCGCTCTCCGAGAAGGACAAGGAGGACATCGCCTGGGGCATCCAGCACGGGATGGAGTACCTTGCCGTCTCCTTCATCAAGACCCGATCCGACGTCCTCGAGGTCCGCAAGCTGATCAAGAGCTGCGGGGGGACGATGAAGATCATCGCGAAGGTCGAGACCCACCAGGCCGTCCAGAACCTGGCGGAGATCGTCGACGTCGTGGACGGCATGATGATCGCGCGCGGCGATCTGGGGGTCGAGATCCCGACGGAGGACGTTCCCCTGGTGCAGAAGCACATCATCGAGATGTGCCGCTCCCGGGGCAAGGTCGTGATCGTGGCGACGCAGATGCTGGACTCGATGATCCGCAATCCCCGCCCCACCCGCGCCGAGGCCAGCGACGTCGCCAATGCCGTCCTGGACGGTACGGACGCCGTGATGCTCTCCGGGGAGACGGCCTCGGGGGCCTATCCGGTCGAGGCGGTGGCCACGATGCGGCGCATCGTCGACCGGGCTGAGGAGGAGCTGGGGATCTGGTGCCTTCCCTGCCGTGAACGCGGTTCGGTCGTCGGCGTCCCGGACGCTGTGAGCGACGCGGCGGTGCTGATCGCCAAGCAGGTGGAGGCATCGGCCATCATCTCCCTGACCAAGAGCGGCTCCACGGCCAGGATGATCAGCAAGCATCGTCCCTCCTGTCCGATCCTCGGCGTGACCCCCTCTCAGCAGACGTGGCGGGAGCTCGCGTTGTGGTGGGGGGTCCGTCCCGTGCGGCTGAGCGAGCTTTCGGACGTGAACGTGGCCGCCCGGGAGGCGATCAATGCCTGTGTCGCCGGGGGCTGCATCCCGGAGGGCGAGCTGGCCGTCATCACGGCGGGCATCCCCCTGGGGCAGCCGGGCTCCACGAACATGGTCGAGGTCCTCACCACGGGGAAGATTTTGCTGACGGGGACGCCCTTGGTGCGCAGAAACGCCACGGGGAGGGTCTGCCTCGCCCGCACGCCCCGGGAGGCCGAGGAAAAGGCTGAGGAGGGGTGCATCCTGGTCGTCCGGCAGATCGAGGAGGAGCATCGCGCCGTCATGGAGAAGGCGGGGGCGGTACTCGTGGAGAGCGGGGCGCTCCTGGCCGAGGGCAATTCCATGGCTCTGGATTATAATCTGCCCTGCGTTATCGGGGTGGCGGACCTCTTTGCGACCCTGGAGGATGGCGATGTCGTGACCGTGGACGGGATGCGGGGGCTAATCTACGGCGGAGCCGTCAAACTTGTCGTCTAGGGAAACGCTGTTTAAAACAAAAACGCATATCTCCCCAAGGGTAAAGATGCAAAACATCATTGAGGATCATGGGATGAACGGGTGGACCGGGCCCGATACCGAGGACGAAATGAGCGTGTACGATGTGGGATAACATAAGGACCTTTTTCGATATCTTCATCGTTTCCCTGATCCTTTATCGCATCCTCGTCCTGATGGTTGGAACGAGGGCGATCCAGTTGTTGAAGGGAGTGCTGGTGCTCCTCCTCTTCTCGCTGCTGGCCTCGGTCCTCCAGCTCCGGCTTCTTACCTGGCTGTTGGGAAGGGGCCTCTGGGCTCTGAGTTTTGCCGTCCCCATCGTGTTCCAGCCGGAGCTTCGGAAGATGTTGGAGGAGATGGGGCGCGGGCACCTGTGGCGCCACAGGATCCCCCTGGACGAGGCGGAGAACCTCAGCCGGCAGGTCGCGGGCGCGCTCAACTACATGAAGGCGCACCGGATCGGAGCGCTCGTGGTGCTGCAGCAGGAGACCGGTTTGGGGGACTATTGGCGAACGGCCGTCCACCTGAGCGCCGAGATATCGCAGGAGCTCATCATCTCGATATTCTGGAAGGACAACCCGCTGCACGACGGAGCTCTCATCCTGGACAGGGAGAGGATGACCGCGGCGGGCTGTTATCTTCCTCTCGCCGACGCGCCGGAGATCTCGCGGTGGTACGGAACCCGCCATCGGGCCGCACTGGGACTCTCCGAGGTCTCCGACGCGCTGATTCTGGTCGTATCCGAGGAGCGGGGGGAGGTCTCCCTCGCCTACAAGGGACATCTCTCGAAGAACCTCAAGGACGTCCAGATGGAAAAGCTGCTGTTTCACTATTTCTCCGGGCGTGAGACCGTGCGCCGGACCTGGCGCGTCAGGCTTCATCGCCTGATGCAGTTGTTCTGGGAGTCGCCGGCCCAGCCATGAGAAACGTTGGGAAGACCGGTTTGGGGAGAATCTTTGTCCCCGTCTCGAAGCGTTTGCCCGCGTTCTGCACGTTCCGGAAGAAGGATGCCTGAGCCATGATCTCATCGAAGAACATTGACGAAATCCTCACCTCTCCGTTGTGCCTGTGGGTCATCTCCGTGGCGGCGGCCCTGCTGATGTGGGTTTACGTCACGGAGTCGGACGGCGGGGGGTACGTGACGCGGCAGTTCTCGTGTCCGATCGAGTACCGCTCGCTCGACCCTCAGGCGACGCTCCGCAACAAGGTGTCCGAGGTCAATATCGAGGTCCGGGGCCTGGAGGAGGTCATGGCCCGTCTGGACTACGACTCCATCTCCTGCGTCGTGGACCTCAGGGACCTGTCGCCGGGAAAGAAGTATACGCAGGATGTCAAGGTCAATCTCCCTCCCCGCGTGTCCCTGGTCTCCTCCACCCCCTCGCAGGTCGTGGTGGACCTGCTGCGTCAGGTCGTGCGCCTCGTGACCGTCGAGGTCGCCCTGCCTCGGGACATCCCGGACGGCCAATATCTGGAGGGGGTCGAGATCGTCCCGAAGGAGGTGGCCGTCCGCGGTGGAGAGAAGGACATCTCCAAGATCGGCGCGGTCCAGGTCCAGCCGACCGTCCAGGAACTCCAGTCGGGCAAGGAGCTGTTTTTGCCCGTCAAGCTCTCCCAGTCGGAGCCCTTCGAGAACGAGGTGAACCTGGAGCCCACGCAGGTCAGGATGAAGGGGGCGCTGGTCCGAGGGCTTCCCAAGAAGAAGGTCCCCGTCAACGTCCGGTTGACCGGCAAACCGCACTCGGACTTCGAGGTCAAGGCCGTGGTGACGGAGCCCTCGGAGGTGCAGGTCGAGGGGACCGCCGCCCGGCTGGCCCGGATCTCGGCGGTGGACACCGAGACGGTGGACATATCCTGGATCTCGGCCGATCAGCTCCTGGTCGTTCCCCTGAAGGCCCCCGACGTGAGGGGGGTCTCGGTCGTCGACCTGAAATCGGTGCGCCTGTCGGTGCAGCTGGAACCGGTCAGGGCTACCACGCAGTTCCCCAACGTCCCCGTGACCCTCAGACAGGGGGAGGATGTGGCGGGCTGGGCGATCACGCCTCCGGCCGTCGTCGTGACGGTCGAAGGTCCGCCCTCCAGGATGGCGGGTATCCATCCAGGCGACGTAGGACTTCAGGCTTATGTCGACGTATCTAGCATCTTTGTGGACTCCGCGGCTCTGCCCGTCAGGACGGAGATCGCCTCGAAGGACCTGAAGGTCGTAAAAATCGAACCTCCCACCGTGACCGTTACGGCGGTTGAGGGTTCGGTGGGACGGTGAGTTGATGAAAAACAAGAGGGTTTTGTTTGGGACGGATGGGGTCCGGGATGTTGCGAACCGCGGAGGAATGACGCCGGAGATGGCCTTGCGCCTGGGGAGGGCCTTCATCCTGTTTCTTGCGGAACGGGGCGTGCCGCGCCCACGCATCGTCCTGGGACGGGACACGCGGCGCTCCGGCATGATGCTGGAGGGGGCGCTCTCGGCGGGGATGACCTCCGCCGGGGCCGAGGTCCTCTCCGCGGGGATCATCCCAACCCCGGGGGTCAGCTATGCCGTACAGCATCTGGCGGCGGACGGGGGCGCGGTGATCAGCGCCTCGCACAACCCGGCCGAGTACAACGGCATCAAGTTTCTGGACCGTGACGGGTGCAAGCTCTCCGACGAGTCGGAGCTGGCCATCGAGGAGTATCTCGGGGACAACCTCACGGACGACTGGCGGCCGACCGGGGCCTCGATCGGCGAGATTCGT contains:
- a CDS encoding CdaR family protein — encoded protein: MISSKNIDEILTSPLCLWVISVAAALLMWVYVTESDGGGYVTRQFSCPIEYRSLDPQATLRNKVSEVNIEVRGLEEVMARLDYDSISCVVDLRDLSPGKKYTQDVKVNLPPRVSLVSSTPSQVVVDLLRQVVRLVTVEVALPRDIPDGQYLEGVEIVPKEVAVRGGEKDISKIGAVQVQPTVQELQSGKELFLPVKLSQSEPFENEVNLEPTQVRMKGALVRGLPKKKVPVNVRLTGKPHSDFEVKAVVTEPSEVQVEGTAARLARISAVDTETVDISWISADQLLVVPLKAPDVRGVSVVDLKSVRLSVQLEPVRATTQFPNVPVTLRQGEDVAGWAITPPAVVVTVEGPPSRMAGIHPGDVGLQAYVDVSSIFVDSAALPVRTEIASKDLKVVKIEPPTVTVTAVEGSVGR